One window of Prochlorococcus marinus XMU1408 genomic DNA carries:
- a CDS encoding photosystem II S4 domain protein: MHLPKEKILFNSPFRKELEILIEYAEKALTKRQAIWSPFVSAQLIEEVKNKFHNLNDITCSFNGGFPSAERQKICFVRSEAPNNSSPTDIPIKGIYIKGNFLFDRAKPNDFRNVLKELGLDEDEIGDIWLIRDRGAQAICSQKGANLMHEKTGKLREVTIKIDFLDIREMEIPFTRAAKTINTVEASTRIDAIASAGFGLSRSKITTQIKQGCLRLNWRLNYQPSKLVNIGDLIHLEKKGSLKILDIDKTKKERWRIKLLRQ, translated from the coding sequence ATGCACCTTCCAAAAGAAAAGATTTTATTTAATAGCCCTTTTCGCAAAGAATTAGAGATTTTGATTGAATATGCAGAAAAAGCACTAACCAAAAGGCAAGCTATATGGTCACCTTTTGTTTCAGCACAATTAATAGAGGAAGTTAAAAATAAATTTCATAATTTAAATGACATAACTTGTTCATTCAACGGAGGGTTTCCAAGCGCTGAGCGTCAAAAAATATGTTTTGTGAGATCTGAAGCACCTAATAATTCTTCACCTACAGATATTCCAATAAAAGGTATTTACATAAAAGGAAATTTTCTTTTTGATAGAGCCAAGCCAAATGATTTTAGAAATGTATTAAAAGAACTTGGTTTAGATGAAGATGAAATTGGAGATATTTGGTTAATTAGAGATAGAGGAGCTCAAGCTATTTGTTCGCAAAAAGGTGCAAATTTAATGCATGAAAAAACTGGGAAATTAAGAGAAGTCACCATAAAGATAGATTTTCTAGATATTCGCGAAATGGAGATACCCTTTACTAGAGCAGCAAAAACAATTAATACCGTTGAAGCCTCCACAAGAATTGATGCCATAGCATCTGCAGGGTTTGGGCTGTCAAGATCAAAAATAACAACTCAAATCAAGCAAGGCTGCTTAAGACTTAACTGGAGATTAAATTATCAGCCCAGTAAATTAGTAAATATTGGAGACCTAATTCATTTGGAAAAAAAAGGTTCGCTTAAAATTTTAGATATCGACAAAACAAAAAAAGAACGTTGGAGAATCAAATTACTAAGGCAATGA
- the murD gene encoding UDP-N-acetylmuramoyl-L-alanine--D-glutamate ligase, whose protein sequence is MSKQKQTNKIHIVLGLGTSGINAAKLLISEGKDVLVLENNSNKKLLDISNKLKSEGIEVILLGEPLHINHFTPWMDRISSIVVSPGINWENIALRKLRSKNIKMQGEVELAWERLNHIPSIGITGTNGKTTVTNMLHHILKLNGLNTDMGGNIGKALSQIALEIKHTNHQRLNWLVLELSSYQIEGSPKLCPNIGIWTTFSPDHLERHNDIDTYFKIKRSLLEKSSIRIYNSDDQYLLSRRKELPEGIWVGINKQSSYSHHPKFWIDQKGYIFENQKELFHISILKIPGKHNLQNLLLVTAAAREIGLDHLSIAKAINSFKAIPHRLEYLGKKYNLKFFNDSKATNFESSITGLKAVPYPTILLAGGKQKQGDSLSWVKQINKSTNGIVLFGVSATELKKTILKSSYKKEIIVRENLEDATKTAIDIAIKTKSKSILLSPACASFDQYQNYEERGIHFKKLVKKHGVIN, encoded by the coding sequence TTGTCAAAACAAAAACAAACAAATAAAATTCATATTGTACTCGGACTAGGTACCTCAGGAATAAATGCAGCAAAACTCCTTATATCAGAAGGCAAAGACGTTTTAGTATTAGAAAACAATTCAAATAAAAAACTCTTAGATATATCTAATAAACTTAAATCAGAAGGAATTGAAGTAATTTTACTAGGGGAACCACTTCATATTAATCATTTCACCCCATGGATGGATAGAATTTCTTCAATTGTTGTCAGTCCAGGAATAAACTGGGAGAACATAGCGCTAAGAAAATTAAGAAGTAAAAATATCAAAATGCAGGGAGAAGTTGAATTAGCATGGGAAAGATTAAATCATATCCCTTCTATTGGTATTACAGGAACTAATGGAAAAACTACCGTCACAAATATGCTTCATCATATTCTTAAATTAAATGGTTTAAACACTGATATGGGAGGGAATATAGGGAAAGCTTTATCGCAAATTGCTTTAGAAATCAAACATACAAATCATCAAAGGTTAAACTGGCTAGTTTTAGAGTTAAGCAGTTATCAAATAGAAGGATCACCAAAATTATGTCCTAACATAGGGATATGGACAACATTTTCTCCTGATCATTTAGAAAGACATAATGATATAGATACTTATTTCAAAATCAAACGAAGTCTGTTAGAGAAATCATCCATTCGTATATACAACTCTGATGACCAATATTTATTAAGTAGAAGGAAAGAATTGCCAGAAGGAATATGGGTTGGAATAAATAAACAATCCTCATATTCTCATCATCCAAAATTCTGGATCGATCAAAAAGGCTATATTTTTGAAAATCAAAAAGAACTCTTTCACATTTCCATTCTAAAAATCCCTGGCAAACACAACTTGCAAAACCTACTTCTTGTGACCGCAGCAGCAAGAGAAATAGGTCTTGATCATTTATCTATAGCTAAAGCTATAAATTCATTTAAGGCAATTCCCCATCGATTAGAGTATTTGGGCAAGAAATATAACTTAAAATTTTTTAATGACAGCAAAGCCACTAATTTTGAATCCTCTATAACTGGTCTAAAGGCTGTTCCCTATCCCACAATATTATTAGCTGGCGGTAAACAAAAACAGGGTGACTCTCTTTCTTGGGTAAAACAAATAAATAAATCTACAAATGGTATAGTTTTATTTGGTGTTAGTGCAACAGAGTTGAAGAAAACTATATTAAAATCTTCTTACAAAAAAGAAATAATTGTAAGAGAAAATCTAGAGGATGCTACAAAAACTGCTATTGATATTGCTATTAAAACCAAATCAAAAAGTATCCTTTTATCTCCCGCATGTGCAAGTTTTGATCAATATCAAAACTACGAAGAAAGAGGTATTCATTTTAAAAAACTAGTTAAAAAGCATGGAGTTATAAATTAA
- a CDS encoding MATH domain-containing protein has translation MDNDLSSLNAISHKALKSLLKKAKKEFPSVSISKNENINENQDFNNLITDWTEASQKILLVLNKGEKGLNKDRNPKTLMALGAMGAHINMALQALKATEFDQ, from the coding sequence ATGGATAACGATCTATCTTCACTAAATGCAATAAGCCACAAAGCGTTAAAATCCCTATTGAAAAAAGCAAAAAAAGAATTTCCATCTGTAAGTATTTCTAAAAATGAAAACATTAATGAAAATCAAGATTTCAACAATTTAATCACAGATTGGACAGAAGCAAGCCAAAAAATATTACTCGTGTTGAATAAAGGTGAGAAAGGTTTAAATAAAGATAGAAATCCTAAAACTTTAATGGCCTTGGGTGCTATGGGAGCGCACATAAATATGGCTTTACAAGCACTAAAAGCGACAGAATTTGATCAATGA